The Mycolicibacterium mageritense genome contains a region encoding:
- a CDS encoding DUF5996 family protein, whose product MSTANGWPALRVSDWEPTRDTLHMWTQIVGKIRLTHSPLLNHWWQVTLYVSPRGLTTGSIPYGNRLFDLEFDFVDHVLAIRTSDGGSATVALAPKSVAEFYSEILSALGQLGIEAGITARPNEVDPAIPFAEDHQHASYDPKAAQLFWGQLVQAHRVISEFRSHFIGKVSPVHFFWGSFDMACTRFSGRPAPEHPGGAPNCGDWVMVEGYSHELSSCGFWPGGGEEGAFYAYAYPEPEGFADYPVGPEAAFYSADFRQFLLPYEAVRTAADPDRALLEFLQSSYAAAADLAKWDRAALEDDPQRWRAEAT is encoded by the coding sequence ATGAGCACAGCCAACGGTTGGCCCGCGCTGCGGGTCTCCGACTGGGAGCCGACGCGGGACACGTTGCACATGTGGACGCAGATCGTCGGGAAGATCCGGCTCACCCATTCACCGCTGCTCAACCACTGGTGGCAGGTCACGTTGTACGTGAGCCCGCGCGGGCTGACCACAGGCTCGATCCCGTACGGAAACCGGTTGTTCGACCTGGAATTCGACTTCGTCGACCATGTGTTGGCGATCCGCACGAGCGACGGCGGATCGGCCACTGTCGCGCTGGCCCCCAAATCGGTCGCCGAGTTCTACTCCGAAATCCTTTCCGCGCTGGGACAACTGGGAATCGAAGCGGGCATCACCGCACGGCCCAACGAAGTCGACCCGGCGATCCCCTTCGCCGAGGATCACCAGCACGCGTCCTACGACCCGAAGGCCGCGCAGCTGTTCTGGGGCCAACTGGTCCAGGCGCACCGCGTGATCAGCGAGTTCCGGTCACACTTCATCGGCAAGGTGAGCCCGGTGCACTTCTTCTGGGGCTCGTTCGACATGGCGTGTACGAGGTTCTCGGGTCGCCCCGCGCCCGAGCATCCAGGCGGGGCGCCCAACTGCGGCGACTGGGTCATGGTGGAGGGCTACTCGCACGAACTGAGCAGCTGCGGTTTCTGGCCCGGTGGCGGGGAGGAAGGGGCGTTCTACGCGTACGCGTATCCCGAACCCGAGGGCTTCGCCGACTACCCCGTCGGCCCCGAGGCCGCGTTCTACAGCGCCGACTTCCGGCAATTCCTGCTGCCGTACGAAGCCGTGCGGACAGCCGCCGACCCCGACCGGGCGCTGCTGGAGTTCCTGCAGTCCAGCTACGCCGCGGCCGCCGACCTGGCGAAGTGGGATCGCGCCGCGCTGGAGGACGACCCGCAGCGATGGCGCGCCGAGGCCACGTAG
- a CDS encoding M20 family metallo-hydrolase — MGTTEFLTDFHHVATFGATDNNGVDRQAATPEDKLSRDWFAAFAAERGWELRVDGIGNMFALIEFVPGAPYILIGSHLDSQPLGGRFDGAYGVIAALHAADRVARRVAEDRAAVTYNLGVVNWFNEEGGRFAPSIMGSSVFAGLMSEDEMLDVRDLSGVSVAEALTAIGYRGSDPRPEVAGYAEIHIEQGRILEREGITLGAVDYSWYTQKLDIEVLGEQSHTGATAMADRHDALVAASKVVLLVHDVTQQFEDEAIVSSVGRFTVEPNSPIVVARRVHLVADLRSASPEIVAAARASLLADIAEIARDHDIRINVRDFDIRDIQRYPQSGIELTEKVAADLGLSVRPIRTMAGHDSVAMNRIVPTVMMFIPSVDGVSHCEREFSTDDDMAAGVDALTGVAWEMVRGALPAETDD, encoded by the coding sequence ATGGGAACGACCGAGTTCCTCACCGACTTCCATCACGTGGCCACGTTCGGCGCGACCGACAACAACGGCGTCGACCGCCAGGCCGCAACACCCGAGGACAAACTGAGCCGGGACTGGTTCGCCGCGTTCGCGGCGGAACGCGGTTGGGAACTGCGCGTGGACGGCATCGGCAACATGTTCGCGCTCATCGAATTCGTACCAGGGGCGCCCTACATCCTCATCGGCTCTCACCTCGATTCCCAGCCGCTCGGCGGCCGCTTCGACGGCGCCTACGGCGTGATCGCGGCCCTGCACGCCGCCGACCGCGTTGCCCGGCGAGTGGCCGAGGACCGGGCCGCCGTGACATACAACCTCGGTGTCGTCAACTGGTTCAACGAGGAGGGCGGCCGGTTCGCGCCGTCGATCATGGGCTCATCGGTGTTCGCGGGCCTGATGTCCGAGGACGAGATGCTCGACGTACGTGACCTTTCGGGCGTCTCGGTGGCCGAGGCCCTGACGGCGATCGGCTACCGCGGCAGTGACCCGCGCCCCGAGGTCGCCGGATACGCCGAGATCCACATCGAGCAGGGCCGCATCCTGGAACGTGAGGGCATCACGCTGGGTGCCGTGGACTACTCGTGGTACACCCAGAAGCTGGACATCGAGGTTCTCGGCGAACAGTCCCACACCGGCGCCACCGCCATGGCCGACCGCCACGACGCGCTGGTGGCCGCGAGCAAGGTCGTCCTGCTCGTGCACGACGTTACGCAGCAGTTCGAGGACGAGGCCATCGTGTCGTCGGTCGGGCGGTTCACGGTCGAACCCAACTCGCCGATCGTGGTGGCCCGGCGCGTCCACCTGGTGGCCGACCTGCGCTCGGCCTCGCCCGAGATCGTCGCCGCGGCGCGCGCGAGCCTACTCGCCGATATCGCCGAGATCGCGCGTGACCACGACATCCGAATCAACGTCCGGGATTTCGACATCCGCGACATCCAGCGCTACCCGCAATCCGGCATCGAACTCACCGAGAAGGTCGCCGCCGATCTCGGGCTGAGCGTGCGGCCGATCCGCACCATGGCCGGCCATGATTCGGTGGCGATGAACCGCATCGTGCCGACCGTCATGATGTTCATCCCCTCGGTGGACGGCGTCAGCCACTGCGAACGGGAGTTCAGCACCGACGACGACATGGCCGCCGGCGTGGACGCCTTGACGGGCGTGGCCTGGGAGATGGTCCGCGGCGCACTTCCGGCCGAAACGGACGATTGA
- a CDS encoding LysR family transcriptional regulator, translating into MAKSFTLVQLRYFMAVARHENMRAAAHELNVTQSTLSAAIHQLEREVGVELFQRLSSRGLRLTGEGRRLLVGARTFLEDADQLYHSVRAEREELVGDLVVGIYSPIAPFHAPNILTAMERRHPGINLSFLEGDQETLMRALTDGTCEIAVMYDLGVGTEFGYRVLERIPPHIVVSADHPRAAQPDVPVHLRDFEDEPFILLDLKHTREYYLDMFKRLGLRPRIRHFVAGYETVRSYVGLGHGYSILNRRLVHDMTYAGARVVPLGLADDLPAIEVVLVRLQGARPTRKSLAFEQVCIDLHAGIGGED; encoded by the coding sequence ATGGCGAAGTCGTTCACCCTCGTGCAGCTGAGGTACTTCATGGCTGTTGCCCGGCACGAGAACATGCGGGCCGCCGCGCACGAGCTCAACGTGACCCAGTCAACGTTGTCGGCGGCCATCCATCAACTGGAGCGCGAAGTCGGCGTCGAGTTGTTTCAGCGGTTGTCGAGCCGTGGGCTTCGCCTGACAGGGGAGGGGCGCCGGCTGCTCGTCGGGGCCAGAACGTTCCTCGAGGACGCCGATCAGCTGTATCACTCGGTCCGCGCGGAACGGGAGGAGCTGGTCGGGGATCTGGTGGTCGGCATCTATTCGCCGATCGCGCCCTTCCACGCGCCCAACATCCTGACTGCCATGGAGCGACGCCACCCGGGGATCAACCTGAGTTTCCTCGAAGGTGACCAGGAGACCCTGATGCGCGCCCTCACCGACGGCACGTGTGAGATCGCGGTGATGTACGACCTGGGCGTCGGAACCGAGTTCGGCTATCGGGTGCTCGAACGAATCCCGCCGCACATCGTGGTGTCGGCCGACCATCCGCGCGCGGCTCAGCCCGACGTGCCGGTGCACCTGCGCGACTTCGAGGACGAGCCGTTCATCCTCCTCGATCTCAAGCACACCCGGGAGTACTACCTTGACATGTTCAAGCGCCTCGGTCTGCGGCCACGGATCAGGCACTTTGTCGCGGGGTACGAAACGGTCCGGTCCTACGTGGGCTTGGGGCACGGCTATTCGATCCTCAACCGGCGGTTGGTGCACGACATGACCTATGCCGGAGCGCGGGTGGTGCCGCTCGGTCTGGCCGATGACCTGCCTGCGATCGAAGTGGTCCTGGTCAGGCTGCAGGGCGCCCGGCCGACCCGGAAATCTCTGGCCTTCGAACAGGTGTGTATCGACCTGCACGCGGGTATCGGCGGCGAGGACTGA
- a CDS encoding GntR family transcriptional regulator, with the protein MPDDRTTADPASHRVADHLREQILSGAISPGQRIRQEDVAEMFELSRLPVREALRMLAAEGLTELHPNRGARVPRLSMHEVDVVYRMREALEPLALAESMPHLTDGDVAELRDIQRDIESNDDIQRFLELDRAFHLNSYQGCAVEPLSSTVVRLWNSTQPYRRAFVALTGPGRAWIINAEHNLLIDAIERRDATDAENVLRGHIRRTRTELSLHPEIFT; encoded by the coding sequence ATGCCCGACGATCGCACGACGGCCGATCCGGCCAGCCACCGTGTCGCCGACCATCTGCGCGAACAGATCCTCAGCGGCGCAATCTCGCCCGGTCAGCGGATTCGCCAGGAGGACGTGGCGGAGATGTTCGAGCTGAGCCGGCTTCCGGTACGTGAGGCACTGCGGATGCTGGCCGCAGAAGGCCTGACCGAACTTCACCCCAACCGCGGCGCCAGGGTTCCCCGACTGAGCATGCACGAGGTCGACGTCGTCTACCGCATGCGGGAGGCCCTCGAGCCGCTCGCACTCGCCGAGAGCATGCCCCACCTCACCGATGGCGATGTCGCCGAACTGCGCGACATCCAGCGCGACATCGAATCCAACGACGACATCCAGCGGTTCCTCGAGCTGGACCGGGCATTCCACCTCAACAGTTACCAGGGCTGCGCGGTCGAACCACTCAGTTCGACCGTGGTCCGCCTGTGGAACAGCACGCAGCCTTACCGGCGCGCATTCGTCGCACTGACCGGGCCGGGGCGAGCGTGGATCATCAACGCCGAGCACAACCTGCTCATCGACGCCATCGAACGCCGGGACGCCACCGACGCCGAGAACGTGCTGCGCGGCCACATCCGCCGCACCCGCACCGAATTGTCTTTACACCCAGAGATATTCACGTGA
- a CDS encoding dihydrolipoamide acetyltransferase family protein yields MPTLLRMPGIAADTATAILSEWQVQENIPYQKDDALATVETDKALVEIEAEEAGVILGLLVQAGTEVQIGAPIAVTGVVGEAVDDLDAVLRQLGVGATETAGRQDGPQSAPTTGRRLFATPLVRRLAQEAELDLHTIEGSGPGGRIVRRDVERILAERAEPAPVAVVAAPPEHSPQQHAEQQGYVDEPHSRIRRAIASRLAESKRIAPHFYVRATCRVDALLALRATLNSAGGQKVSVNDLVVKAAARAHTLVPAMNVVWNDDAIRRYQQVDIAVAVASPRGLVTPVVRDVARRSISAVGAELGELAGRARDGKLGQHEIEGGAFCVSNLGMYGTEEFAAIINPPQSAILAVGAARQEPVVDDGALAVGTVMRVTLSVDHRPIDGSTAAEWMRAFVGVVENPVQILA; encoded by the coding sequence ATGCCCACACTGCTGCGGATGCCGGGTATCGCGGCCGACACGGCCACCGCGATTCTGTCGGAATGGCAAGTGCAAGAGAATATTCCGTATCAGAAGGACGATGCTCTGGCCACCGTCGAGACCGACAAGGCCTTGGTGGAGATTGAAGCCGAGGAAGCGGGGGTGATCCTCGGGCTGCTGGTCCAAGCGGGTACGGAGGTGCAGATCGGTGCCCCGATCGCGGTGACCGGCGTGGTCGGGGAGGCTGTCGACGACCTCGACGCGGTACTGCGACAGCTCGGCGTGGGTGCGACGGAAACCGCTGGGCGACAGGACGGCCCGCAATCGGCGCCGACGACCGGGCGCCGGCTGTTCGCCACGCCGCTGGTCCGGCGCCTGGCCCAGGAGGCCGAACTGGATCTGCACACGATCGAGGGCAGCGGCCCCGGCGGCCGGATCGTGCGACGCGACGTCGAGCGGATACTGGCCGAGCGGGCCGAACCGGCGCCGGTGGCGGTGGTTGCGGCGCCGCCGGAGCACAGTCCGCAACAGCACGCTGAGCAGCAGGGTTACGTTGACGAGCCGCACTCCCGGATCCGGCGGGCGATCGCCTCGCGCCTCGCCGAGAGCAAGCGCATCGCGCCGCACTTCTATGTGCGTGCCACCTGCCGCGTCGACGCGCTGCTCGCGCTGCGCGCCACGCTGAATTCAGCGGGCGGGCAGAAGGTTTCGGTCAACGACCTGGTGGTCAAGGCCGCGGCGCGAGCGCACACTCTGGTACCTGCCATGAACGTCGTGTGGAACGACGACGCGATCCGGCGGTACCAGCAGGTCGACATCGCGGTCGCGGTGGCCTCGCCGCGTGGGTTGGTGACCCCCGTCGTCCGCGACGTGGCCCGGCGCAGCATCTCTGCCGTCGGCGCCGAGCTCGGCGAGCTCGCCGGACGCGCGCGGGACGGCAAGCTCGGCCAGCACGAGATCGAGGGCGGTGCGTTCTGCGTGTCCAACCTCGGCATGTACGGCACCGAGGAGTTCGCCGCGATCATCAATCCGCCGCAATCGGCGATCCTGGCCGTGGGGGCCGCGCGCCAAGAGCCCGTGGTCGACGACGGCGCGCTCGCCGTCGGCACCGTGATGCGCGTGACCCTGTCGGTGGACCACCGCCCGATCGACGGATCCACCGCTGCCGAATGGATGCGGGCGTTCGTCGGTGTCGTGGAGAACCCGGTGCAGATATTGGCCTGA
- a CDS encoding flavin-containing monooxygenase, translated as MSTGVHDAVVVGAGFAGIGAAIQLKRLGIDDFVIVDREDDLGGTWYVNHYPGLAVDVPTTTYSYFFEPNPNWSRLFSTGAEIKRYADGVADKYDVRRHMRFNAGVEGARWDDEARVWRVAIAGGESLTARFLLTATGFLSQPHTPDIPGITSFSGKVIHTTDWDEDHDFDGRRAAIIGTGATAVQLIPELADRVADLTVYQRTPIWVVPKIDLKFSEPIKALFARVPLTQRVVRAVTDAIYAFMVDTAVLKHRYFRRLNIAAADLAKLHRFASIRDPELRRKLTPDYDFGCKRPTFSNSYYRTFTKPHVHLQADGIDRIEADGIVNADGSKTFIDTLVLATGFDLWEANFPAIEVIGREGRNLGKWWRDTRFQAYQGVSMPYFPNYLSLASPYAFLGLNFFNTMEYQMRLMERLFGELKRRGATTFEVTEEANARYLDLMTELLGDSLFTLGNCASARSYYFNPSGEATLLRPMTTRRAVAEASRFPLSDYAFA; from the coding sequence ATGAGCACGGGGGTGCATGACGCCGTTGTCGTCGGGGCGGGTTTCGCCGGGATAGGCGCTGCCATCCAGCTCAAGCGGCTGGGCATCGACGACTTCGTGATCGTCGACCGAGAAGACGATCTCGGCGGCACCTGGTACGTCAACCACTATCCGGGCCTGGCCGTCGACGTCCCGACCACCACGTATTCGTACTTCTTCGAGCCGAATCCGAACTGGTCACGGCTGTTCTCCACGGGCGCTGAGATCAAGCGATACGCCGACGGCGTCGCCGACAAGTACGACGTGCGCCGCCACATGCGCTTCAACGCAGGCGTCGAGGGCGCCCGCTGGGATGACGAGGCGAGGGTGTGGCGGGTCGCGATCGCGGGCGGCGAATCGCTGACCGCGCGGTTCCTGCTGACCGCCACCGGGTTCCTGTCCCAGCCGCACACCCCCGACATACCGGGAATCACGAGCTTTTCCGGCAAAGTCATCCACACCACCGACTGGGACGAAGACCACGACTTCGACGGCCGCCGGGCAGCGATCATCGGCACCGGCGCCACCGCGGTCCAGCTGATCCCCGAACTCGCCGACCGGGTCGCCGATCTCACCGTCTACCAACGCACCCCGATCTGGGTCGTGCCCAAGATCGACCTGAAGTTCTCCGAACCGATCAAGGCATTGTTCGCCCGCGTCCCGCTGACCCAACGCGTCGTTCGTGCCGTGACCGATGCGATCTACGCGTTCATGGTCGACACCGCGGTGCTCAAGCACCGGTACTTCCGCCGGCTCAACATCGCCGCGGCCGACCTGGCCAAGCTGCATCGCTTCGCGTCGATCCGCGACCCCGAACTGCGACGCAAGCTGACCCCGGACTACGACTTCGGCTGCAAGCGGCCGACGTTCTCCAACAGCTACTACCGCACCTTCACCAAGCCGCATGTGCACCTGCAGGCCGACGGCATCGACCGCATCGAGGCGGACGGCATCGTCAACGCCGACGGCAGCAAGACATTCATCGACACCCTCGTGTTGGCGACGGGGTTCGACCTGTGGGAGGCCAACTTCCCGGCCATCGAGGTGATCGGCCGCGAGGGCCGCAATCTCGGAAAGTGGTGGCGCGACACCAGGTTCCAGGCTTATCAAGGCGTGTCGATGCCGTACTTCCCGAACTACCTGAGCCTGGCGAGCCCGTACGCGTTCCTCGGGCTGAACTTCTTCAACACCATGGAGTACCAGATGCGGCTCATGGAGCGCCTTTTCGGCGAACTGAAACGCCGCGGCGCGACCACGTTCGAGGTGACCGAGGAGGCCAACGCACGGTATCTGGACCTGATGACCGAGTTGCTCGGCGACTCGTTGTTCACCCTCGGCAACTGCGCATCGGCACGGTCGTACTATTTCAATCCGAGCGGCGAAGCCACGCTGCTCCGACCGATGACGACCCGCCGGGCCGTCGCGGAAGCTTCACGGTTCCCGTTGAGCGACTATGCATTTGCCTGA
- a CDS encoding alpha-ketoacid dehydrogenase subunit alpha/beta: MSTHTPLMPTSPWVQIAATADDYRQADAELLTTMLGQLVLIRAFEEYVLELAGQGLVNGPAHSSIGQEGGAVGSVLALTSADSINGSHRGHHQFLAKALHHVTPKGIDPLADPSDEMRTVLLRSLAEICGLSRGFCRGRGGSMHLQWHEAGAVGTNAIVGGGVPLAAGYAWAHRQAGSDAVAVTYFGDGAVNIGSTLETFNLAAAWRLPICFFIENNHYAVSTSVDEATGEPRLSARGLGFNIPSWRVDGQDVLAVHFAMQEALQHMRKGRGPTIIEADTYRFFHQNGAFPGSAFGYRSKEEEKAWRDRDPIRGLAGHLVSRNILTDDEIGTATRRAKDVMAELGAEILEPLPGGKPGQRRIKPAEWPDPGFRDVGLRGDLSELRDVEFADTETFSGAVGQRKFIEVIAAVLGRRMEADPAVVIMGEDVHRLNGGTNGATRGLAERFPDRILGTPISENAFTGLGGGVALDGRYKPIVEFMYADFMWVAADQLFNQIGKARHMFGGDSAVPFVLRSKVAMGTGYGSQHSMDPAGVFATAPGWRIVAPSTPFDYVGLMNTALACNDPVVVLEHVDLYTGTGDAPVDDLDYLLPVGKAAVRRTGSAVTVISYLAMVNYCLQAVADGGFDAEVIDLRWLDRASLDWDTIGESIKKTNRVVIAEQGAVGTSYGGWLADEIQRRFFDWLDHPVERVTGGEASPSISRVLERAAIAKAEEVAAKLTEIVEA; the protein is encoded by the coding sequence ATGAGCACTCACACCCCACTGATGCCCACGTCGCCGTGGGTCCAGATCGCCGCAACCGCCGACGACTACCGGCAGGCCGACGCGGAACTGCTGACCACGATGCTGGGCCAGCTGGTCCTGATCAGGGCCTTCGAGGAGTACGTGCTCGAGCTGGCCGGCCAGGGGCTCGTCAACGGGCCCGCGCATTCGAGCATCGGCCAGGAAGGCGGTGCGGTCGGCTCGGTGCTCGCGCTCACGAGCGCCGACTCGATCAACGGATCCCATCGTGGCCACCACCAGTTCCTCGCCAAGGCGCTGCACCATGTGACACCGAAAGGTATTGACCCGCTTGCCGATCCGTCGGACGAGATGCGCACGGTGCTGTTGCGCAGCCTGGCCGAGATCTGCGGACTGTCGCGAGGTTTCTGCCGCGGCCGCGGCGGTTCGATGCATCTGCAGTGGCACGAGGCCGGGGCCGTCGGTACCAACGCGATTGTCGGCGGCGGTGTCCCGTTGGCGGCCGGCTATGCCTGGGCGCATCGGCAGGCCGGCTCGGACGCGGTGGCGGTCACTTATTTCGGTGACGGCGCGGTCAACATCGGATCCACCTTGGAGACCTTCAATCTCGCCGCGGCATGGCGGCTGCCGATCTGCTTTTTCATCGAGAACAACCACTACGCGGTTTCGACGAGCGTCGACGAGGCGACGGGGGAGCCCCGGCTGTCGGCCCGCGGGCTCGGGTTCAACATCCCCAGCTGGCGCGTCGACGGTCAGGATGTGCTGGCGGTGCACTTCGCCATGCAGGAAGCGCTGCAGCACATGCGAAAGGGGCGCGGGCCGACCATCATCGAAGCGGACACCTACCGGTTCTTCCACCAGAACGGCGCGTTCCCGGGCAGTGCGTTCGGCTACCGCTCCAAGGAGGAGGAGAAGGCCTGGCGGGATCGTGACCCGATCCGAGGACTCGCGGGACATCTGGTGAGTCGGAACATCCTGACCGATGACGAGATCGGCACCGCCACCAGGCGGGCCAAAGACGTCATGGCCGAACTCGGCGCCGAGATCCTCGAGCCGCTTCCCGGCGGCAAGCCCGGGCAGCGCCGCATCAAACCGGCCGAGTGGCCGGACCCGGGCTTCCGCGATGTCGGGTTGCGCGGTGACCTCTCAGAGCTGCGCGATGTGGAATTCGCTGACACCGAAACCTTTTCGGGCGCGGTCGGGCAACGAAAGTTCATCGAGGTGATCGCAGCGGTGCTGGGCAGGCGCATGGAGGCCGACCCCGCCGTCGTGATCATGGGGGAGGACGTCCACCGCCTCAACGGCGGGACCAACGGCGCCACCCGGGGCCTGGCCGAGCGCTTTCCGGACCGGATCCTCGGCACACCGATCAGTGAAAACGCCTTCACCGGTCTCGGCGGCGGCGTCGCGCTCGACGGTCGGTACAAGCCGATCGTGGAGTTCATGTACGCCGATTTCATGTGGGTGGCCGCCGACCAGCTGTTCAACCAGATCGGCAAGGCCCGGCACATGTTCGGCGGCGACAGCGCCGTCCCGTTCGTGCTGCGGTCCAAGGTCGCCATGGGCACGGGGTACGGTTCGCAGCATTCCATGGACCCCGCGGGCGTGTTCGCGACCGCGCCCGGCTGGCGCATCGTTGCGCCCTCGACGCCGTTCGATTACGTGGGGTTGATGAACACGGCGCTCGCGTGCAACGACCCCGTCGTGGTGCTCGAACACGTCGATCTCTACACCGGCACCGGCGATGCACCCGTCGACGACCTGGATTATCTGCTCCCCGTGGGCAAGGCCGCGGTGCGCCGGACCGGTTCGGCGGTGACCGTCATCTCCTACTTGGCGATGGTCAACTACTGCCTGCAGGCGGTGGCCGACGGCGGATTCGACGCCGAGGTCATCGACCTGCGCTGGCTGGACCGGGCCAGCCTGGACTGGGACACGATCGGCGAGAGCATCAAGAAGACCAACCGCGTCGTCATCGCTGAACAGGGTGCAGTGGGGACGTCGTACGGCGGGTGGCTGGCCGACGAGATCCAACGGAGGTTCTTCGACTGGCTCGACCATCCGGTCGAGCGGGTGACCGGGGGTGAGGCATCGCCGAGCATCAGCAGGGTGCTGGAGCGCGCCGCCATCGCCAAGGCCGAGGAAGTCGCGGCGAAGCTGACTGAGATCGTGGAGGCCTGA
- a CDS encoding membrane protein, which produces MADQKNDSTLAKLVGLGVAGAGVAHFVKPQLFESITKSAFPRDTQKHIYTNGSIETALGLGLLVRKTRKLATVGALGYVAYLAGNAVRNR; this is translated from the coding sequence ATGGCGGATCAGAAGAACGACTCCACACTGGCCAAGCTCGTCGGCCTCGGCGTGGCCGGGGCCGGGGTAGCCCATTTCGTGAAACCGCAGTTGTTCGAATCGATCACCAAATCGGCGTTCCCCAGGGACACGCAGAAGCACATCTACACCAACGGCAGCATCGAGACTGCGCTCGGCCTCGGCCTGCTCGTCCGCAAGACCCGCAAGCTCGCCACCGTCGGAGCCCTCGGCTACGTGGCCTACCTGGCCGGCAACGCCGTCCGTAACCGATAG
- a CDS encoding VOC family protein: MQIGANQSDGDYPAGLPGLRGLDHVGITVPDLAEATTFFVDVLGCEYLYTLGPYRDDDGEWMREHLNVHPRAVMRQLHFFRCGDAAVFEVFEYQAPGRRLTPPANSDVGGHHVALYVDDLDAAVAHLKRCGITVLGDPTVSKGPSEGQRWVYFLAPWGMQFELVSYPGGKAFDRQRKGSR; this comes from the coding sequence ATGCAAATTGGCGCCAATCAGTCTGACGGCGACTATCCCGCCGGGCTCCCGGGGCTGCGCGGGTTGGACCACGTCGGCATCACCGTGCCCGATCTCGCCGAGGCCACCACGTTCTTCGTCGACGTCCTGGGCTGTGAGTACCTCTACACACTCGGCCCGTACCGCGACGACGACGGCGAGTGGATGCGGGAGCACCTCAACGTCCATCCGAGAGCCGTCATGCGACAGCTGCACTTCTTCCGGTGCGGCGACGCGGCCGTGTTCGAGGTGTTCGAGTACCAGGCGCCCGGCCGGCGCCTGACCCCACCGGCCAACAGCGACGTGGGCGGGCATCATGTCGCGCTCTATGTCGACGATCTCGACGCCGCTGTCGCGCACCTGAAACGTTGCGGCATCACGGTGTTGGGTGACCCGACCGTCAGCAAGGGGCCGAGCGAAGGACAACGTTGGGTGTATTTTCTCGCGCCGTGGGGCATGCAGTTCGAGCTGGTGTCCTACCCTGGCGGCAAAGCGTTCGACCGCCAGCGCAAAGGATCCAGGTGA
- a CDS encoding MFS transporter codes for MQKRVLAGGGIGQFIEFYDFTLYGLSAVTLAKLFFPGGSALAGLLATFATFGVAFFVRPLGGLFFGALGDRIGRRKVLFITLVAIGLATAMIGLLPTYASIGIAAPILLVVCRLIQGFSAGGESVGAPAFVFEHAPLERRGFWLNITIAATALPSVVGGTLILLLSSTMPSEAFLSYGWRIPFLLALPLAIFGVWIRTKTEESEAFRQVLAKHEHDEYSPIREAFRENKVRMAQVIFVMGLTAMGFYFLSGYFVSYVQTSGNLSRDQSLLANAVAMAFYAVLLPVGGIIGDRVGRKPMLIAGSVALAVLSVPCFMLVTSGSLPLAMVGQLLFVIPLCIYGGGCYTFFVEVFTTATRFTSAAISYNVAYALFGGTAPFIGTMLVSSTEMSSAPGYYMAAAAVIVLLLLVFTRVPETRRRVG; via the coding sequence ATGCAGAAGCGGGTGCTGGCCGGCGGCGGCATCGGGCAGTTCATCGAGTTCTACGACTTCACGCTCTACGGGCTGTCGGCCGTCACCCTCGCGAAGCTGTTCTTTCCCGGTGGCAGCGCGCTGGCCGGTCTGCTCGCGACGTTCGCCACGTTCGGCGTGGCCTTCTTCGTACGGCCGCTGGGCGGCCTGTTCTTCGGCGCCCTCGGCGACCGCATCGGCCGTCGCAAGGTGCTGTTCATCACGCTCGTCGCGATCGGCCTCGCCACCGCCATGATCGGGCTGTTGCCCACCTACGCGAGCATCGGCATCGCTGCGCCGATCCTGCTGGTGGTCTGCCGCCTGATCCAAGGGTTCTCCGCGGGTGGTGAGTCGGTCGGCGCACCCGCGTTCGTGTTCGAGCACGCACCCCTGGAGCGGCGCGGTTTCTGGCTCAACATCACCATCGCGGCAACCGCCCTGCCGTCGGTGGTCGGCGGAACGTTGATCCTGCTGCTGTCTTCCACCATGCCGTCGGAGGCGTTCCTGTCCTACGGCTGGCGGATCCCGTTCCTGCTCGCGTTGCCGTTGGCCATCTTCGGGGTGTGGATCCGGACCAAGACCGAGGAATCCGAGGCCTTCAGGCAGGTGCTGGCCAAGCACGAGCACGACGAATACAGCCCGATCCGGGAGGCCTTCCGCGAGAACAAGGTTCGTATGGCGCAGGTCATCTTCGTGATGGGACTGACCGCCATGGGGTTCTACTTTCTCTCGGGCTACTTCGTCTCCTACGTCCAGACCTCCGGGAATCTGAGCCGCGACCAGTCGCTGCTCGCGAATGCGGTCGCGATGGCCTTCTACGCCGTGCTGCTGCCCGTCGGCGGCATCATCGGCGACCGGGTGGGGCGCAAGCCCATGCTCATCGCCGGATCTGTCGCGCTGGCAGTACTTTCCGTGCCCTGCTTCATGCTCGTCACCAGTGGATCACTGCCGCTGGCGATGGTCGGGCAGCTGCTGTTCGTGATCCCGCTGTGTATCTACGGCGGCGGTTGCTACACGTTCTTCGTCGAGGTGTTCACCACGGCAACGCGTTTCACCTCGGCGGCGATCAGCTACAACGTCGCCTACGCGCTCTTCGGCGGCACCGCACCCTTCATCGGCACGATGCTGGTGTCCTCGACCGAGATGAGCTCGGCGCCCGGCTACTACATGGCGGCGGCCGCGGTGATCGTGCTGCTCCTGCTGGTTTTCACCCGGGTGCCCGAGACGCGCAGGCGCGTCGGCTGA